One Burkholderia thailandensis E264 genomic window carries:
- a CDS encoding aspartate aminotransferase family protein, whose product MSYRLNNESAWIQPAAPAPGAHAHRTSAEYRALDAAHHIHPFSDMGSLNRAGSRVIVKAEGVHLWDSDGNKIIDGMAGLWCVNVGYGREELIAAGSRQLRELPFYNTFFKTTHPPVIELSALLAEIAPPAFNRFFYCNSGSEGNDTVLRIAHQYWRTQNRPQKKFVISRRNGYHGSTIAGATLGGMGYMHEQMPSKVEHIVHIDQPYYFGEASEGQTPEAFGLERARQLEAKILELGAQNVAAFIGEPFQGAGGVIFPPSTYWPEIERICRQYDVLLVADEVIGGFGRTGEWFAHQHFGFEPDLMTLAKGLTSGYVPMGAVALSDRIADALIAHGEFNHGMTYSGHPVAAAVAVANLKVLRDEKIVERVKTDTGPYFQQLLRETFANHPIVGDIAGAGLVAGIQLAREPGARKRFENGGEVGTICRDYCFNGNLIMRATGDRMLLSPPLVISRPEIDEIVEKAKRAIDATAQQLGLS is encoded by the coding sequence ATGAGCTACCGACTGAACAACGAATCCGCGTGGATTCAACCCGCCGCGCCCGCCCCCGGCGCGCACGCGCACCGCACGAGCGCCGAATATCGCGCGCTCGACGCCGCGCATCACATTCACCCGTTCTCCGACATGGGCTCGCTCAATCGCGCGGGCAGCCGCGTGATCGTGAAGGCCGAAGGCGTCCATCTGTGGGATTCCGACGGCAACAAGATCATCGACGGCATGGCCGGCCTCTGGTGCGTGAACGTCGGCTACGGCCGCGAGGAACTGATCGCGGCCGGCAGCCGCCAGTTGCGCGAGCTGCCGTTCTACAACACGTTCTTCAAGACCACCCATCCGCCCGTCATCGAGCTCTCCGCGCTGCTTGCCGAGATCGCGCCGCCCGCGTTCAACCGCTTCTTCTATTGCAACAGCGGCTCCGAGGGCAACGATACCGTGCTGCGCATCGCGCATCAGTACTGGCGCACGCAAAACCGGCCGCAGAAGAAGTTCGTGATCTCGCGCAGGAACGGCTATCACGGCTCGACGATCGCGGGCGCCACGCTCGGCGGCATGGGCTACATGCACGAGCAGATGCCCTCGAAGGTCGAGCATATCGTCCACATCGATCAGCCTTATTACTTCGGCGAGGCGAGCGAAGGGCAGACGCCCGAGGCGTTCGGCCTCGAACGCGCGCGGCAGCTCGAGGCGAAGATTCTCGAGCTCGGCGCGCAGAACGTCGCCGCGTTCATCGGCGAGCCGTTCCAGGGCGCCGGCGGCGTGATCTTCCCGCCGTCGACGTACTGGCCCGAGATCGAGCGGATCTGCCGCCAGTACGACGTGCTGCTCGTCGCGGACGAAGTGATCGGCGGCTTCGGGCGCACCGGCGAATGGTTCGCGCACCAGCACTTCGGCTTCGAGCCCGACCTGATGACGCTCGCGAAGGGGCTGACGAGCGGTTACGTGCCGATGGGCGCGGTCGCGCTGTCGGACCGGATCGCCGACGCGCTGATCGCGCACGGCGAGTTCAATCACGGGATGACGTACTCGGGGCATCCGGTGGCCGCGGCGGTGGCCGTCGCGAATCTGAAGGTGCTGCGCGACGAGAAGATCGTCGAGCGCGTGAAGACCGATACCGGCCCGTACTTCCAGCAGTTGCTGCGCGAGACGTTCGCGAACCATCCGATCGTCGGGGATATCGCCGGCGCGGGGCTTGTCGCGGGCATTCAGCTCGCGCGCGAGCCGGGCGCGCGCAAGCGCTTCGAGAACGGCGGCGAGGTCGGCACGATCTGCCGCGACTACTGCTTCAACGGCAACCTGATCATGCGCGCGACGGGCGACCGGATGCTGCTTTCGCCGCCGCTCGTGATCTCGCGGCCCGAAATCGACGAGATCGTCGAGAAGGCGAAGCGTGCGATCGACGCGACGGCGCAGCAACTGGGTCTTTCCTAA
- a CDS encoding polyamine ABC transporter substrate-binding protein, translated as MSVSHLRHAVARAALAALAGASALAMPAAHAAGGELNVYNWSDYIAKDTIPGFEKQSGIHVKYDNYDSDDTLQAKLLAGSSGYDVVVPTSNYMAKQIQAGVYQKLDKSKLPNLSNLDPTLMKMIAEADPGNQYGVPWAFGTDGIGYNVQAVKKALGENAPVDSWALVFDPANMSKLKGCGVSFLDQAVDVFAATLQYMGKNPNSTNPADYQAAFEVLKKVRPYITQFNSSGYINDLANNDVCVALGWSGDVGIAHRRSAEAKRPYDIKFSNPKEGGLLWFDVMVIPKDAPHAEAALKWINYIEDPKVNAAITNEVFYPTANRAARQFVVPAVAQDPTVYPPEDVLKKMTLMRPMPADILRLENRLWAQLKTGH; from the coding sequence ATGAGTGTGAGCCATCTTCGTCATGCGGTCGCGCGCGCTGCGCTCGCCGCGCTCGCCGGCGCGTCGGCGCTGGCCATGCCGGCCGCGCATGCGGCCGGCGGCGAGCTGAACGTCTACAACTGGTCCGACTACATCGCGAAAGACACGATCCCGGGCTTCGAGAAACAATCGGGCATCCACGTCAAGTACGACAACTACGACAGCGACGACACGCTGCAGGCGAAGCTGCTCGCGGGCAGCTCCGGCTACGACGTCGTCGTGCCGACGTCGAACTACATGGCCAAGCAAATTCAGGCGGGCGTCTATCAGAAGCTCGACAAATCGAAGCTGCCGAACCTGTCGAACCTCGATCCGACGCTGATGAAAATGATCGCCGAAGCCGATCCGGGCAACCAGTACGGCGTGCCGTGGGCATTCGGCACCGACGGCATCGGCTACAACGTGCAGGCGGTGAAGAAGGCGCTCGGCGAGAACGCGCCCGTCGACAGCTGGGCGCTCGTGTTCGATCCGGCGAACATGTCGAAACTCAAGGGCTGCGGCGTGTCGTTCCTCGATCAGGCCGTCGACGTGTTCGCCGCGACGCTGCAATACATGGGCAAGAATCCGAACAGCACGAACCCCGCCGATTACCAGGCGGCGTTCGAGGTGCTGAAGAAAGTCCGCCCGTACATCACGCAATTCAACTCGTCCGGCTACATCAACGATCTCGCGAACAACGACGTGTGCGTCGCGCTCGGGTGGTCGGGCGACGTCGGCATCGCACATCGCCGCTCGGCAGAAGCGAAGCGCCCGTACGACATCAAGTTCTCGAATCCGAAGGAAGGCGGCCTGCTGTGGTTCGACGTGATGGTGATCCCGAAGGATGCGCCGCACGCGGAAGCCGCGCTGAAATGGATCAACTACATCGAGGACCCAAAGGTCAACGCCGCGATCACGAACGAGGTGTTCTATCCGACCGCGAACCGGGCGGCGCGCCAGTTCGTCGTGCCCGCCGTCGCGCAGGACCCGACCGTCTATCCGCCCGAAGACGTGCTGAAGAAGATGACGCTGATGCGGCCGATGCCTGCCGACATCCTGCGGCTCGAAAACCGTCTTTGGGCGCAACTAAAGACAGGACACTGA
- a CDS encoding ABC transporter ATP-binding protein, translating into MKSTPSIDTAQLARPPVGTPAGTNEFVRIENVVKKFGDSTAVDNVNLSIAKNELFALLGSSGCGKSTLLRMLAGLETATSGRIFVDGEDLATLPPYRRPVNMMFQSYALFPHMSVESNVAFGLKQEGTPKHEIRERVADALNLVQMGRYAQRKPHQLSGGQQQRVALARSLVKRPKLLLLDEPMSALDKKIRQKTQLELVNIIEKVDVTCVMVTHDQEEAMTMASRLAVMSEGRIVQIGTPGQVYEFPNSRFSAEFIGSTNLFEGVVVEDEPDHIFVESEDLEARMYVSHGVTGPLGMPVGISVRPERVRVSREKPLEPHNWARGVVTDVAYMGSYSLYHVRLPSGKTVVSNLSSSHLMHDGAPAYNDDVFVSWSPASGVVLTQ; encoded by the coding sequence ATGAAATCGACGCCTTCAATCGACACCGCGCAACTGGCGCGTCCCCCGGTCGGCACGCCGGCCGGAACGAACGAGTTCGTCCGCATCGAGAACGTCGTGAAAAAATTCGGAGACAGCACCGCCGTCGACAACGTCAATCTGTCGATCGCGAAGAACGAGCTGTTCGCGCTGCTCGGCAGTTCGGGCTGCGGCAAGTCCACGCTGCTGCGGATGCTCGCCGGGCTGGAGACGGCCACGTCCGGGCGCATCTTCGTCGACGGCGAGGACCTTGCGACGCTGCCGCCGTATCGCCGGCCCGTGAACATGATGTTCCAGTCGTACGCGCTCTTCCCGCACATGAGCGTCGAATCGAACGTCGCGTTCGGCCTGAAGCAGGAGGGCACGCCGAAGCACGAGATCCGCGAGCGCGTCGCCGATGCGCTGAACCTCGTGCAGATGGGCCGCTATGCGCAGCGCAAGCCGCATCAGCTGTCGGGCGGCCAGCAACAGCGCGTCGCGCTCGCCCGCTCGCTCGTCAAGCGGCCGAAGCTGCTGCTGCTCGACGAGCCGATGTCCGCGCTCGACAAGAAGATTCGCCAGAAGACGCAGCTCGAGCTCGTCAACATCATCGAGAAAGTCGATGTGACCTGCGTGATGGTTACGCACGATCAGGAAGAAGCGATGACGATGGCGAGCCGCCTCGCGGTGATGAGCGAAGGCCGGATCGTGCAGATCGGCACGCCCGGCCAGGTCTACGAGTTTCCGAACAGCCGCTTCTCGGCCGAATTCATCGGTTCGACAAACCTGTTCGAGGGCGTCGTCGTCGAGGACGAACCCGATCACATCTTCGTCGAAAGCGAGGATCTCGAAGCGCGGATGTACGTAAGCCACGGCGTCACGGGCCCGCTCGGCATGCCGGTCGGCATCTCGGTGCGGCCGGAGCGCGTGCGCGTATCGCGCGAGAAACCGCTCGAGCCGCACAACTGGGCGCGCGGCGTCGTCACCGACGTCGCGTACATGGGCAGCTATTCGCTGTACCACGTGCGCCTGCCGAGCGGCAAGACGGTCGTGTCCAATCTTTCGAGCTCGCACCTGATGCACGACGGTGCGCCCGCATACAACGACGACGTGTTCGTCTCCTGGTCGCCCGCAAGCGGCGTGGTGCTGACGCAATGA
- a CDS encoding ABC transporter permease subunit: MRTSPSSSLAAASPAARGASPVRALAARLAARFTPSGRSVAIGVPFLWLALFFALPFVLVLKISFADQVMGIPPYTALMNVKDGAVQFALQLGHYAFLLQDSLYVATYISSLKMAAVSTLLCLLIGYPMAYYIARSAPATRNLLMMGVMLPFWTSFLIRVYAWIGILKDDGLLNHALIAIGLIHSPLRLYHTDAGVYIGMVYSYLPFMVMPLYAHLVKMDLTLLEAAYDLGAKPWVAFTRITLPLSKNGIIAGSLLVFIPAVGEYVIPELLGGADTLMIGRVMWDEFFNNMDWPMASAVTVAMVLLLLVPMAVFQYYQVKELENAK, translated from the coding sequence ATGAGAACTTCCCCCTCCTCCTCGCTCGCGGCGGCTTCGCCCGCCGCCCGCGGCGCGTCGCCCGTGCGCGCGCTCGCCGCGCGCCTCGCGGCGCGCTTCACGCCGTCCGGCCGCAGCGTCGCGATCGGCGTGCCGTTCCTGTGGCTCGCGTTGTTCTTCGCATTGCCGTTCGTGCTCGTGCTGAAGATCAGCTTCGCCGATCAGGTGATGGGCATCCCGCCGTACACGGCGCTGATGAACGTCAAGGACGGCGCGGTGCAATTCGCGCTGCAGCTCGGCCATTACGCGTTCCTGCTGCAGGACAGCCTCTATGTCGCGACCTATATCAGCTCGCTGAAGATGGCCGCTGTGTCGACGCTCCTGTGCCTGCTGATCGGCTACCCGATGGCGTACTACATCGCGCGCTCCGCGCCCGCGACGCGCAACCTGCTGATGATGGGCGTGATGCTGCCGTTCTGGACGTCGTTCCTGATCCGCGTCTACGCATGGATCGGCATCCTGAAGGACGACGGCCTGCTGAACCACGCGCTGATCGCGATCGGCTTGATCCACTCGCCGCTGCGGCTCTATCACACCGACGCGGGCGTCTACATCGGGATGGTCTATTCGTATCTGCCGTTCATGGTGATGCCGCTCTACGCGCACCTCGTGAAGATGGACCTCACGCTGCTCGAGGCCGCGTACGACCTCGGCGCGAAGCCGTGGGTCGCGTTCACGCGGATCACGCTGCCGCTGTCGAAGAACGGAATCATCGCGGGCAGCCTGCTCGTGTTCATTCCGGCCGTCGGCGAATACGTGATCCCGGAGCTGCTCGGCGGCGCCGACACGCTGATGATCGGCCGCGTGATGTGGGACGAGTTCTTCAACAACATGGACTGGCCGATGGCTTCCGCGGTGACGGTCGCGATGGTGCTTCTGCTCCTCGTGCCGATGGCCGTGTTCCAGTACTACCAGGTGAAGGAACTGGAGAACGCGAAATGA
- a CDS encoding ABC transporter permease subunit — protein sequence MIKPNKPLRAGVLTLGFLFLYIPIVSLVVYSFNESKLVTVWSGFSLKWYAALWQDDELLTSAWLSLKIGLLTAFASVFIGTWAGFVLARFGRFRGFTLYTGMINAPLVIPEVIQGISLLLLFVALEQMVGWPKGRGMVTIWIGHVMLCVSYVAIIVQSRVKELNKSLEEAALDLGATPLKVFFVITLPLISQALLSGWLLSFTLSIDDLVLSAFLSGPGSTTLPLVVFSRVRLGLNPEMNALATLFITAVTIGVIVVNQMMLSRERRRERDMRQAFAQPAPSDSSESDSAGGVARPPQAAATRKSLGTA from the coding sequence ATGATCAAGCCCAACAAACCGCTTCGCGCCGGCGTGCTGACGCTCGGCTTCCTGTTTCTCTACATCCCGATCGTGAGCCTCGTCGTCTATTCGTTCAACGAGTCGAAGCTCGTCACGGTCTGGTCCGGCTTCTCGCTGAAATGGTACGCGGCGCTGTGGCAGGACGACGAGTTGCTGACGAGCGCGTGGCTATCGCTGAAGATCGGCCTGCTGACCGCGTTCGCATCCGTGTTCATCGGCACGTGGGCGGGCTTCGTGCTCGCGCGCTTCGGACGCTTTCGCGGCTTCACGCTGTACACCGGGATGATCAACGCGCCGCTCGTGATTCCCGAAGTGATCCAGGGGATCTCGCTGCTGCTGCTGTTCGTCGCGCTCGAACAGATGGTCGGCTGGCCAAAGGGCCGCGGGATGGTGACGATCTGGATCGGCCACGTGATGCTGTGCGTGTCGTACGTCGCGATCATCGTGCAGTCGCGCGTCAAGGAACTGAACAAGTCGCTCGAAGAAGCGGCGCTCGACCTCGGCGCAACGCCGCTCAAGGTGTTCTTCGTGATCACGCTGCCGCTGATCTCGCAGGCGCTGCTGTCCGGCTGGCTGCTGTCGTTCACGCTGTCGATCGACGATCTCGTGCTCTCCGCGTTCCTGTCCGGCCCCGGTTCGACGACGTTGCCCCTCGTCGTGTTCTCGCGCGTGCGTCTCGGCCTGAACCCCGAGATGAACGCGCTCGCGACGCTCTTCATCACCGCGGTGACGATCGGCGTGATCGTCGTCAATCAGATGATGCTGAGCCGCGAGCGGCGGCGCGAGCGCGACATGCGCCAGGCGTTCGCGCAGCCGGCGCCTTCCGACTCGTCCGAATCCGACTCGGCCGGCGGCGTTGCTCGCCCGCCGCAAGCCGCGGCGACGCGCAAGTCGCTCGGCACGGCCTGA
- a CDS encoding DUF3138 family protein, with protein MKRKLICLLVAGALPGLAGAASTSAQIKALQAQLNALQAQMKELRAALASQHGATGGGAAGKGAGAATATAAAPVDESSPDYGRATAVLTNDDVTQMKQQIANQQLKVDSLTDAANTGPIAGLSVTGYIDPTYVFNRAAGTSSFLFANHESNYNYFNSTFGDLYLDIKKTFGVGPMAPSAEITLMPNRGNGITLLQNSRGNIGNNILNTAVVNVPLSATTTLVAGLMPSFGGYELQQSNQMLTLTHNLLYDFSDPGSYIGVGANYTKGNWAWKFLLGNEQYRTYGSVTQTGTNALGDPITTSNKVPTFTARVDYTWSSALDLGGSVNIGRQTLGSATTQSGATVYGPGGQASSPYGTFFFTEADATYTLADVQYNAEIDYGQQQHAAFNGGRAQWYGLSLLAHRKFNAPVLGRMGATLRYDFLANSKNGGGGGGIALNGNGMDTPDGFGIDADCLATSKASGGLGFECKGANRQDVALDLLFYPTQQITVKVEYRHDWANNKVFLRNDGSYSKSNDLLATQFIYSF; from the coding sequence ATGAAGAGGAAGTTAATCTGTCTGCTCGTGGCCGGGGCGCTGCCCGGCCTCGCGGGCGCCGCGTCGACGAGCGCGCAGATCAAGGCGCTGCAGGCGCAGTTGAACGCGCTGCAGGCGCAGATGAAGGAGCTGCGCGCCGCGCTCGCGTCGCAGCACGGCGCGACGGGCGGCGGCGCTGCGGGCAAGGGCGCGGGCGCGGCGACCGCGACGGCGGCCGCGCCCGTCGACGAGTCGTCGCCGGACTACGGCCGCGCGACCGCCGTGCTGACGAACGACGACGTCACGCAGATGAAGCAGCAGATCGCGAATCAGCAGTTGAAGGTCGATTCGCTGACCGACGCGGCGAACACCGGGCCGATCGCCGGCCTGTCGGTGACGGGCTACATCGATCCGACCTACGTGTTCAACCGCGCGGCGGGCACGTCGTCGTTCCTGTTCGCGAACCACGAGAGCAACTACAACTACTTCAACAGCACGTTCGGCGATCTGTATCTCGACATCAAGAAGACGTTCGGCGTCGGCCCGATGGCGCCGTCGGCCGAGATCACGCTGATGCCGAACCGCGGCAACGGCATCACGCTGTTGCAGAACTCGCGCGGCAACATCGGCAACAATATTCTCAACACCGCGGTCGTCAACGTGCCGCTCAGCGCGACGACGACGCTCGTCGCGGGCCTGATGCCGAGCTTCGGCGGCTACGAGCTGCAGCAGTCCAACCAGATGCTCACGCTCACGCACAACCTGCTGTACGATTTCTCCGATCCGGGCAGCTACATCGGCGTCGGCGCGAACTACACGAAGGGCAACTGGGCGTGGAAGTTCCTGCTCGGCAACGAGCAGTACCGCACGTACGGCTCGGTCACGCAGACAGGCACGAACGCGCTCGGCGATCCGATCACGACGAGCAACAAGGTGCCGACATTCACCGCGCGCGTCGATTACACGTGGTCGAGTGCGCTCGATCTCGGCGGCTCGGTCAACATCGGGCGGCAGACGCTCGGCAGCGCGACGACGCAATCGGGCGCGACCGTCTACGGTCCGGGCGGCCAGGCGTCGAGCCCGTACGGCACGTTCTTCTTCACCGAAGCGGATGCGACGTACACGCTCGCCGACGTTCAGTACAACGCGGAAATCGACTACGGGCAGCAACAGCACGCCGCGTTCAACGGCGGCCGCGCGCAGTGGTACGGCTTGTCGCTGCTCGCGCACCGCAAGTTCAACGCGCCGGTGCTCGGGCGGATGGGCGCGACGCTGCGCTACGACTTCCTTGCGAACAGCAAGAACGGCGGCGGCGGCGGCGGGATCGCGCTCAACGGCAACGGAATGGACACCCCGGACGGCTTCGGCATCGACGCGGACTGCCTCGCGACGTCGAAGGCAAGCGGCGGCCTAGGTTTCGAGTGCAAGGGCGCGAACCGGCAGGACGTCGCGCTCGACCTGCTGTTCTATCCGACGCAGCAGATCACCGTGAAGGTCGAATACCGGCACGACTGGGCGAACAACAAGGTGTTCCTGCGGAACGACGGCTCGTACAGCAAGTCCAACGATCTGCTTGCGACACAGTTCATTTACTCGTTCTGA